The Edaphobacter flagellatus sequence TGACCGCAATAATCGAGGGCTCATTCACGATAATGCCCTTGCCATGCGCGTAGACAAGCGTGTTCGCAGTTCCAAGATCGATCGCGAGATCGCTCGAAAACAGGCTGAAGAGTGACCGCATATTGTGGATGCGGGAATAGCGGGTCTGAAAGGCGTTCGAGGACATTTCGACTGATTCGTTCCTGGAGTGATGATCTACGGCTATTGTAAGGCTTTGTGCGAGTGTACTGCCTCCGGGGAGTTTTGGGGATTCCACCTTCGGAACAAGACACAATAAGCGATGCCCATACCGATCCGGCACGAAATATTCCGCAAAGGGGTCTACTTTACAATCGAATACGGAGAGGTCAGAAGATGATCATTGGCGTACCCAAAGAAGTAAAAGACCATGAGAGTCGCGTAGGTATCACCCCTGCCGGAGTCAAAGCCCTGGTCGAGGCCGGGCATAAAGTTCTTGTCGAGCAGAAGGCAGGCGTACTTTCAGCCATGCCCGACGATGAATACCAGAATGCAGGCGCCGAGATCGTCGCCTCTGCCCACGATGTATGGCGGCTTGCCGACATGGTCGTCAAGGTCAAAGAGCCCGTCGAGACCGAGTACCGCCACTTCCGCGAAGGTCTGGTCCTGTTCACCTACCTGCATCTCGCCCCCTTGGAAGCCCTGACGAATGCTCTCCTCGAGAAGAAGGTCACCGGCATCGCCTATGAGACAGTGCGCGACCGCGCAGGCGCTCTGCCCCTGCTGACCCCGATGAGCGAAGTCGCCGGACGCCTCAGCGTTCAAGTCGGCGCCGAGTATCTGACGAAGGAGCATGGCGGCCGCGGCCTCTTGCTGGGAGGCGTTCCCGGCGTTCCTCCCGCCAACGTGTGCATCATCGGCGGCGGAGTCGTCGGCACCAACGCCGCGAAGATCGCTCTGGGTATGGGCGCGAAGGTCACACTCGTCGACCTGAACCTGAATCGCCTGCGTGAGCTGGACGATATTTTCAACGGACGCGTCTTCACCATGGCCTCGAACAGCTACAACATCGAGCGCGCCGCCATTGAGGCCGACCTGCTGATCGGCGGCGTGCTGATCCCCGGCGCCGCGGCTCCAAAGATTGTGACCGCCGCGATGGTGAACAAGATGAAGAAGGGAGCGGTGATCGTCGACGTTGCTATCGATCAGGGCGGCTGCATCGAGACCGCGCATCCCACCACGCACAGCAATCCTTCGTACGAAGTCAACGGCGTTGTGCACTATTGCGTTACGAACATGCCCGCCGCTGTGCCCAATACATCGACGCTTGCGCTGACCAATGCGACCTTCCCTTATGTGATGAAGCTGGCAAAGCTGGGCGCAAAGGCAGCGATCAAGGAAGACAAAGGGATCGCCGAAGGCGTCAATACCTATGATGGCGTGTTGACCTACGCAGCGGTGGCTGCTGCGCAGAAGCGCGAATGGAAGAACGTCAGCGAGCTGGTCTCGTAACCTTCTTCCACGAAGACGGAAAGGGCGACGATGGCGAGCGGGATCAATCGGCGTAAGGTACGGACCATCGTACTGGGCGTCTGTCTGCTGGTGCTGTTGATCGCCCTGTTCGGCCTCAATGCGTTCAATCACGAAGTCAGCTTTCTGAATCCCGCAACGACGGAGCAGACCTTCGTGTTCACGGGGCTTTCGGCTCTTTCGTTTTTGCTCTTCGTGGCTGTGCTGGTTCTGCTGGGACGCAATGTGCTCAAGCTTTACGACGACCAGCGCAGTCGCGTTCTGGGTTCGCGTCTGCAAACGCGCATGCTGACCAACGCGGTGCTGGTTTCGCTGGTGCCGCTCGCGTTCATGTTCTTCTTCAGCTATGGACTGATGAACCGCGCAGTCGACCGCTGGTTCTCGCAGCCGGTAACGGAGATGCGCGACGACAGCAGCCGCATCGCGCTCGAGCTTTCGCGCTATACCGCTGCGAACGCGCGGGCCGAAGCCACATCGATTGCTTCTGCCCTTCCGGAGACGGCGATTCAAAAAGACAACGCCGGCATAGCCACACAGCATGATCAGGCAATCGACAAAGTCCTCCGCGCGCATGAGATCACGCTGCAGAACGGCTTCGCTATCGTCTATCAGGATCGCCATCCCGTCGCCTCGTTCCAGTTGCCGCAGCGGGAAGGCACGCACGCCGAGGTCAAGCCATGGCTTCCTGAAAAGTCCGCCGAGGATGGAGCAAGCCACAACGACTCCGATTCTGTAGCAGGCGCTTCGATTGATGCCGCGATTCTGGCAGCCGCGCAACGCAACGACGAGCCTGTGTTTTCGATCAATAAAAACGACTACGCTCTCGGCACAGCGACCCTGAAGCAGGGTGGAACCGTTGTGGTCGGCTTGCCCATGCCGTACGGCATGACTGCAACCATGACCGATCTGCGTGTGCGCGCTGACAATTATTGGAAGCTGTTTCGCGAGCGGCGCCAGATTCGCACGCTATACACCGTGCTTCTGCTGATGATGACCGGGCTGGCACTCTTCGCATCGACCTGGCTGGCACTGCATCTTTCCAAACAGGTGACCAAGCCCGTTGAATCGTTGGCCGATGCAATGGACGCCATCGCAGCAGGTGACTACGGACATCGTGTGCAGGAGAGCTCCACCGAGGAACTGCGCGAACTTACCCGCAGCTTCAACCACATGGCCGCCGACCTTGAAGGAAGCCGCCGCGCCGTAGAGGAATCGACCATTCAGTTGAGCGCTGCCAATGCTGCTCTCGAAGCTCGACGAGGCGAGCTCGAAACAATGCTGGAGACGATTCCCAACGGAGTCGCCACTCTGGATTCGGAGCGCCGCGTCGTCGTAGCCAACCGCGCGCTGAGCGAAATGATGGACCCCGGCGGTCAGAATCCCTTCTTCGGCCACACCATCGAAGAAGTCTTTCCTGCCGAGGTTGTCGAGGTGCTGGATCGCCTGATCAAGCGCAGCCACAGAATGGGAACCGCTTCGAGCGAGCTCGAAATAGCCGCACCGGGCAAATTCGGTGGAACGCTCAATCTGCTCGCAACGGTTGCGCTTTTGGAGACGACGTCGGGCAGCGAACGGATGCGCCGCGAGCACTGCGGCTATGTGATCGTCCTCGAAAACGCAACAGAGTTGCTGCGTGCGCAGAAGCAATCGGCATGGAAAGAGGTCGCCCGGCGCGTCGCGCACGAGATCAAGAACCCTCTGACTCCGATCAGCCTGAGCGCAGAACAGATTCGCCGTCACATCGATCGGCTTGCCGAGACCTTGAACGTCCACTCCATCGAATCCCCTTCACCCGCAGTGATCCGCCGATCGAGCGAGGTCATCTCCAGTTCGGTTGAGAGCATGCGCTCGCTGGTCGATCAGTTCTCGGCGCTCGCAGAGTTTCCCGCCGCACAGCCGCGCCCTGCCGATCTGAATACAATCGTCGATAACTCGCTCGCGCTATTCGCAGGCAGGCTGCAATCGATCAAGATCGTACGCCACATGGAAAGAGGCCTTCCGCTCGTGATGGCGGACCCTGAAGCGTTGAAGCGCGCGTTGAGCAACCTGATCGACAACGCTGCCGAAGCGATGCAGTCGAGCCTGCTGCGCGAGCTGCATATCTCAACCTGCCTGCTGGAAAACGGCATGGTGGAGTTGACCATCGCCGACACCGGCTCCGGCCTGACCGACGAGATGCGCGAGCGGCTCTTCCTTCCTTACTTTTCGACCAAGCAGCGCGGCACCGGACTCGGTCTCGCTATCGCCGGCAAGATCATTCAAGAACATCAGGGAACAATTCGTGCAGAAAAGAATGTGCCTGCCGGAGCGAAGTTCATCATTGAGCTGCGAACCGCAACAGCAGAGAGCGAGCCGGAGACGGGCGCGGATGCAACACAAGGGAGATTGACGGCTTGAACCACGTTCTTATCGTCGATGATGAGGCGGAGATACGCGAGGCGCTGGAGAGCATCCTGCGCGAAGAAGGCTATCTGGTCACGACCAGCGCAACGGCCACAGAAGCGCTCGAGCTGATCCGCGATGCCGACTACGACGTCGTGCTTCTGGATATCTGGTTACCGGACAAGGACGGACTGGAGACGCTTGGCGAGATTCGCCGCGAAGATCTGGCGAGTCCGCCTGAGGTTGTCATCATCAGTGGACACGGCACAATCGAATCGGCCGTGCGCGCGACGAAGCTTGGCGCGTATGACTTTCTTGAAAAACCGCTGTCGCTGGAACGCACGCTGATTGTCGTCAAGAATGCCATGCAGGCGCGGCAAATGCGCGCTGACAACGTCGAGTTTGCACGGCAACTTACAGCACGCAATAATGTCACCGGGCAAAGCGTTGCGATGAAAGCTCTGCGTCAGCAGATCAAGCTGATGGCTCCCACGAACGGACGCGTGCTGATTTTCGGTGAAAGCGGCACGGGCAAGGAGCTGATCGGACGCGCCATCCACGCCGCCAGCCTGCGCAAAGAGCGCCCCTTCGTTGAGCTGAACTGCGCCGCGATCCCAGAGGACTATATCGAAAGCGAACTCTTTGGCTACCGTCACGGAGCCGTGGCCGGAGGCTCGCAGGAAAAACGTGGCACCTTTGAACGCGCCGACGGCGGAACGCTCTTCCTCGACGAAGTCGGCGACATGAGCCTGAAGACACAGGCCAAGGTGCTGCGCGCTCTCGACGAGCAGCGCTTTCTCCCTGTGGGAGCCTCCAACCCTGTCCACGTCGATGTGCGCGTCATCGCGGCAACGAACAAAGACCTTGAAGAAGAGATCGCGCGCGGTAACTTCCGCGAGGATCTGTTCTACAGACTGAATGTCATCCCCTTCTATGTGCCGCCACTTCGCGACCGCAAGGAAGATATTCCGCTGCTTGTAAAAGAATTTCTGGAAGAATTCGGCCAGCAGTATGGGCGGCCTCACGTGGAGATGACAGAAGAGGCACTGAACACGCTGCGTCAGTATCACTGGCCTGGCAACGTGCGCGAGTTGCGCAATCTGGTTGAGCGTGTCCTGATCCTCAATCCCAAGATTCATAAGATCGAGAAGAAGCATCTGCCGATGCTTGTCTATCGCGGGCCAAAGCTCACCGATTCAGGACGGATCAGTACGAAGGGCGAGGAGTTCTCGAGCCTTGTCGAAGCGCGAGAAGCATATGAGCGCGACTTCATCCTGAAGAAGCTGGACGAGTTTCACGGCAACGTGAGCCGCGCCGCTGAAGGGCTTGGCCTCGAACGCAGCCACCTCTACCGCAAGATGAAGGCCCTTGGCGTCAATGTGAAGGAGTAAATCACTCGATTCAGACACACCAATGACCGGCCAAGGCAGGGTCCACCGGCTGACAGCGATTCTCCTTCGCCGGTGGCGAGCAGGAGAAATCGCGAAAATCCCACGCCCCTGCCGCCGGATACTAAGGACCGCTGGAGAACCACTCCAGCGGGAGGTAGTGAACAGATAGATGCGGCTTTTGGCCACAGGTTTGTATCCGGATACTGCCTTTGAGATTTTCGATTTTGCTTCGCGGAGGCCCGCTGCTGCTCTGGGATAATCAGAGTTGCTCTGGTGGTTCACAGCCTCGGTGGCGATCGCAGGCCGGCCGGCACGAAGGCTCGGCCCCGGCGAGAGAGGCTGCGCGCACCCCCGATGAAGACCCTACGACTCGTCTCGACCCCAACCCGCAACCGCAGACTCAATGAAATCATCGGCCTGACCGTACTGGTCGGTGCGAGCCTTCTGCTGCTTGCGCTGGTCAGCTATACGCCGACGGATCGCTCGTTCAATACGGTAGGCGGCTACGCAGGTAGCCACCCGGCACACAACTGGACCGGAATTACCGGCGCATATCTCTCGGATGCGATCCTGCAGATGATCGGCATCGCGGCATTCTTCCTTCCGCTGGTCATCGGCCGGCTGGGCATCTGCTGGATGATGTCGAGGCCCGCGGGTTCGCCGATGGCAAAGACGGTTGGGCTGGTGATGTGGATCGTGTTTGCTCCCGCTGCCATCGCGATGCTTCCCGGACACCTGTTGTGGCATGGCGCGCTGCCGATCGCAGGAACCTGCGGCATTCTGCTGGCCGATCTGCTGGTAGCGTTTCTGAATCCCCCCGGGGCAACCGTCGTTCTGGCGCTGATGGTAACTCTGTCGCTCTACCTTGCGACGACCTTCACGTTCAATACGGCACGCGAGTGGACGACGATGCGCTTCGGCTTTGCACAAAGAATGTGGGAGCGCTGGACTGCATGGCGTGAACGCCGTCGCGGAGTTGCAATTCCTGACGAAGAAAAATACGGCACCCGACGCGAGCGCGCAGCCCTGCGTGCGGAACGTGAACGCGAGATGGCAGAACGCAAGGCGCAGGAGGCCGAAGCCAAGCTGCGCGAGCCGAACACGACACTGCTGGGCAGCCTGTTCGGCTGGCTGAGCCGCAGGAAGAAGCCGGTTGAAACAGCTACGGAAGATGAGCCGATGCTCGCGCCGGCTGAACCGTCGATGTGGCAGGCAATGCCGCGCACGATGGTGGACGCTCCGCCAGTGACTCCATTGAGCACGGCGACAGCGGCTGCGGCTCCATTTGCCGAGGCATTGGCGAAGGCGGCGGCTCCCGTCCGTGCCATCGATGACGCGGCGAACTTTGAAGAGCCTCGCTTTGAACCGGCTCCCGTGATGCGCGAGACGGTGCCTCCGCCGGTAAAGAGGAATGTGCAGGAGATTCGCCCTGCGGCCGTTCCCGCTCCAACTCCAATGGCGGCAGAGGATGGCATCTCGTTCGGCAAGCGCGCAGATGCCGACATCAAAGCTGTCGCAATTACTCCGAAGAGCGTGCGCGGCTACAAGCTTCCACCGTCTTCGCTTCTGCATCGGAGCGAGGAACAGACAACGATCCGTGAGGACGCGCTGCGCGAAGAGGCACGCGTGCTGGTGGAGAAGTGCGCCGAATTCGACGTCGACGGGCAGGTGACCCACATCAATCCCGGCCCGGTGGTGACGACCTTCGAGTTCAAGCCGGATGCTGGCGTGAAGTACGCGAAGGTCACTGGCCTGGCTGACGATCTATGCCTGGCGATGGCAGCCGAGAGCATCCTGATCGAGCGCATGGCGGGCAAATCGACTGTCGGCATTCAGGTGCCGAACGCGGAGCGCGAGACAATCTGGCTGCGCGATGTCGTGGAGTGCGAGAGCTTCGCACAATCGAAGTCACGGCTGCCGATTGCGCTGGGCAAAGACATCAACGGACGCATTGTGACCGGCGATCTCGCCGCGATGCCGCACGTCCTGATCGCCGGTTCGACGGGTTCGGGTAAGTCGGTCGCGATCAACGCGATGATTATGAGCGTGCTGTTCAAGTCGACGCCGGAGCAGGTTCGCATGATCCTGGTCGATCCGAAGCGCGTTGAGCTTGGCATGTACGAGGGCATCCCGCACCTGTTTACGCCGATCATCACGGAGGCCAAGCTGGCCGCCAATGCGCTGCGTAATGCCGTGCGCGAGATGGAGCGCCGCCTGAAGCTGCTGGCGGCAAATCACGTCCGCAACATCGATCAGTTCAACAAGCTGTTCGACAATGGCAGCGGACATCTCTTTGAAGATGTGAATCAGGAGCCGCTGCCTTACATCATGATCATCATCGACGAGCTGGCCGATCTAATGATGCTGGATCGGGCAAACGTCGAAGAGGCGATCACACGTCTGGCGCAGATGGCTCGCGCAGTCGGAATTCATCTGGTGTTGGCGACACAGCGTCCTTCCGTGGACGTGATCACGGGTCTTATCAAGGCGAACGTCCCGACGCGTATGAGCTTCCGCCTGGCGACGAAGGTCGACTCTCGCACGATCATCGACTCAAACGGTGCAGAGAGCCTGCTGGGTCGTGGCGACATGTTGTATCTGCCGCCGGGAACGAGTCGCGTGCAGCGTGTACACGCTCCGTTTGTGACGGAGAAGGAGATCTCCGCGGTGACCGAGTTCTGGAAGGCGCAGGGCGAGGCCGAGTACGTGCATGGCTTCCTTGAAGGCCCGAAGGACGAGGCTGGCCGCGAGATCGATTCGAACTCAGACGGAGACGACAACGATCCGATGTACAACGATGCGGTCCGGCTGGTCTTCGAGTTTGGCAAAGCTTCGACTTCGCTGCTGCAGCGCAGGCTACGTATCGGCTACGGCAGGGCAGCTCACCTGATCGACATGATGTACAACGATGGACTGGTGGGGCCAGCAGATGGATCGAAGCCGCGTGAACTGCTGAAGCCGGCCAACTGGTTGAGCGAAATGGATGCGGCTACCCGGTAGTGCCCTCCCGCTGACTCATTGTCAGCGGGGGATGTGACGGGTAGAGCGCAGCGCGATAACCGCGAGGACGCAGATGACGCCGAGGAAGACGACCCAGATGAGTTCGGGATGGCGTTCGGTGGCGGCGCGGGTGTCGGGGCGTGCAGTATAGATGGGATTCGGCTGCTCAGGGCCGACGCGGGCAGCGAGGATGTTGCTGCCAAGCGAGAGTGTGCGGGCATAGTCATACTGCGGAGCCTGCAGGGCACTGTCTCCGTAAAAGAGCGTGAGCGGTGCGGTGGAGGCAGCGTCGAAGCAAATCTTGCGCTCGCGCATCTCGAGTCGAACGGACTGGATGG is a genomic window containing:
- the ald gene encoding alanine dehydrogenase, which encodes MIIGVPKEVKDHESRVGITPAGVKALVEAGHKVLVEQKAGVLSAMPDDEYQNAGAEIVASAHDVWRLADMVVKVKEPVETEYRHFREGLVLFTYLHLAPLEALTNALLEKKVTGIAYETVRDRAGALPLLTPMSEVAGRLSVQVGAEYLTKEHGGRGLLLGGVPGVPPANVCIIGGGVVGTNAAKIALGMGAKVTLVDLNLNRLRELDDIFNGRVFTMASNSYNIERAAIEADLLIGGVLIPGAAAPKIVTAAMVNKMKKGAVIVDVAIDQGGCIETAHPTTHSNPSYEVNGVVHYCVTNMPAAVPNTSTLALTNATFPYVMKLAKLGAKAAIKEDKGIAEGVNTYDGVLTYAAVAAAQKREWKNVSELVS
- a CDS encoding sensor histidine kinase translates to MASGINRRKVRTIVLGVCLLVLLIALFGLNAFNHEVSFLNPATTEQTFVFTGLSALSFLLFVAVLVLLGRNVLKLYDDQRSRVLGSRLQTRMLTNAVLVSLVPLAFMFFFSYGLMNRAVDRWFSQPVTEMRDDSSRIALELSRYTAANARAEATSIASALPETAIQKDNAGIATQHDQAIDKVLRAHEITLQNGFAIVYQDRHPVASFQLPQREGTHAEVKPWLPEKSAEDGASHNDSDSVAGASIDAAILAAAQRNDEPVFSINKNDYALGTATLKQGGTVVVGLPMPYGMTATMTDLRVRADNYWKLFRERRQIRTLYTVLLLMMTGLALFASTWLALHLSKQVTKPVESLADAMDAIAAGDYGHRVQESSTEELRELTRSFNHMAADLEGSRRAVEESTIQLSAANAALEARRGELETMLETIPNGVATLDSERRVVVANRALSEMMDPGGQNPFFGHTIEEVFPAEVVEVLDRLIKRSHRMGTASSELEIAAPGKFGGTLNLLATVALLETTSGSERMRREHCGYVIVLENATELLRAQKQSAWKEVARRVAHEIKNPLTPISLSAEQIRRHIDRLAETLNVHSIESPSPAVIRRSSEVISSSVESMRSLVDQFSALAEFPAAQPRPADLNTIVDNSLALFAGRLQSIKIVRHMERGLPLVMADPEALKRALSNLIDNAAEAMQSSLLRELHISTCLLENGMVELTIADTGSGLTDEMRERLFLPYFSTKQRGTGLGLAIAGKIIQEHQGTIRAEKNVPAGAKFIIELRTATAESEPETGADATQGRLTA
- a CDS encoding sigma-54-dependent transcriptional regulator yields the protein MNHVLIVDDEAEIREALESILREEGYLVTTSATATEALELIRDADYDVVLLDIWLPDKDGLETLGEIRREDLASPPEVVIISGHGTIESAVRATKLGAYDFLEKPLSLERTLIVVKNAMQARQMRADNVEFARQLTARNNVTGQSVAMKALRQQIKLMAPTNGRVLIFGESGTGKELIGRAIHAASLRKERPFVELNCAAIPEDYIESELFGYRHGAVAGGSQEKRGTFERADGGTLFLDEVGDMSLKTQAKVLRALDEQRFLPVGASNPVHVDVRVIAATNKDLEEEIARGNFREDLFYRLNVIPFYVPPLRDRKEDIPLLVKEFLEEFGQQYGRPHVEMTEEALNTLRQYHWPGNVRELRNLVERVLILNPKIHKIEKKHLPMLVYRGPKLTDSGRISTKGEEFSSLVEAREAYERDFILKKLDEFHGNVSRAAEGLGLERSHLYRKMKALGVNVKE
- a CDS encoding DNA translocase FtsK — protein: MKTLRLVSTPTRNRRLNEIIGLTVLVGASLLLLALVSYTPTDRSFNTVGGYAGSHPAHNWTGITGAYLSDAILQMIGIAAFFLPLVIGRLGICWMMSRPAGSPMAKTVGLVMWIVFAPAAIAMLPGHLLWHGALPIAGTCGILLADLLVAFLNPPGATVVLALMVTLSLYLATTFTFNTAREWTTMRFGFAQRMWERWTAWRERRRGVAIPDEEKYGTRRERAALRAEREREMAERKAQEAEAKLREPNTTLLGSLFGWLSRRKKPVETATEDEPMLAPAEPSMWQAMPRTMVDAPPVTPLSTATAAAAPFAEALAKAAAPVRAIDDAANFEEPRFEPAPVMRETVPPPVKRNVQEIRPAAVPAPTPMAAEDGISFGKRADADIKAVAITPKSVRGYKLPPSSLLHRSEEQTTIREDALREEARVLVEKCAEFDVDGQVTHINPGPVVTTFEFKPDAGVKYAKVTGLADDLCLAMAAESILIERMAGKSTVGIQVPNAERETIWLRDVVECESFAQSKSRLPIALGKDINGRIVTGDLAAMPHVLIAGSTGSGKSVAINAMIMSVLFKSTPEQVRMILVDPKRVELGMYEGIPHLFTPIITEAKLAANALRNAVREMERRLKLLAANHVRNIDQFNKLFDNGSGHLFEDVNQEPLPYIMIIIDELADLMMLDRANVEEAITRLAQMARAVGIHLVLATQRPSVDVITGLIKANVPTRMSFRLATKVDSRTIIDSNGAESLLGRGDMLYLPPGTSRVQRVHAPFVTEKEISAVTEFWKAQGEAEYVHGFLEGPKDEAGREIDSNSDGDDNDPMYNDAVRLVFEFGKASTSLLQRRLRIGYGRAAHLIDMMYNDGLVGPADGSKPRELLKPANWLSEMDAATR